The following are encoded together in the Bos javanicus breed banteng chromosome X, ARS-OSU_banteng_1.0, whole genome shotgun sequence genome:
- the LOC133243275 gene encoding protein SSX1-like isoform X2: protein MNRGSFWENPREDRKKLEKKSKTFKTISQYFSKKEWARLGYSEKITYVNMKRNYETMTRLDEPPQGTSNMQGGKCQKVMPKKPVKGKKRSKIVPGTSGPEQAQRQLRSQAKASISAQQSKKTAGSKKKKVSAIRLRERKPVAYEEISDPEEESNGNTVDVWANRRQKREPVAQEEISDHEEESNRNTVNVWANRLRKRKPVAYEEISDPEEEEDEDD from the exons ATGAACAGAGGCAGCTTCTGGGAAAACCCCAGGGAAGACAGGAAGAAATTAGAGAAGAAATCCAAG acttTCAAGACTATTTCCCAATACTTCTCTAAGAAAGAGTGGGCACGTCTGGGATACTCGGAGAAAATCACCTATGTGAATATGAAGAGAAACTATGAAACCATGACTAGACTAG ATGAACCTCCTCAAGGGACTTCCAACATGCAAGGGGGAAAATGCCAGAAG GTGATGCCCAAGAAGCCTGTAAAGGGAAAAAAACGTTCGAAGATAGTACCAGGAACATCAGGCCCAGAGCAGGCTCAGAGACAGCTGCGCTCCCAGGCAAAAGCAAGTATCTCTGCTCAGCAGAGTAAGAAAACAGCAG GATCCAAGAAAAAGAAGGTTTCTGCCATCAGACTGCGAGAAAGAAAACCGGTTGCCTACGAAGAGATCAGTGATCCTGAGGAAGAATCCAATGGAAACACGGTTGATGTGTGGGCCAACAGACGGCAAAAAAGAGAACCAGTTGCCCAAGAAGAGATCAGCGATCACGAGGAAGAATCCAATAGAAACACAGTTAATGTTTGGGCCAACAGACTGCGAAAAAGAAAACCAGTGGCCTATGAAGAGATCAGTGATCCCgaggaagaggaagatgaagaTGACTAA
- the LOC133243275 gene encoding protein SSX1-like isoform X1 encodes MNRGSFWENPREDRKKLEKKSKTFKTISQYFSKKEWARLGYSEKITYVNMKRNYETMTRLGLQCTPPAFMCPKNGATKSKRCDSKTKNPREKDEPPQGTSNMQGGKCQKVMPKKPVKGKKRSKIVPGTSGPEQAQRQLRSQAKASISAQQSKKTAGSKKKKVSAIRLRERKPVAYEEISDPEEESNGNTVDVWANRRQKREPVAQEEISDHEEESNRNTVNVWANRLRKRKPVAYEEISDPEEEEDEDD; translated from the exons ATGAACAGAGGCAGCTTCTGGGAAAACCCCAGGGAAGACAGGAAGAAATTAGAGAAGAAATCCAAG acttTCAAGACTATTTCCCAATACTTCTCTAAGAAAGAGTGGGCACGTCTGGGATACTCGGAGAAAATCACCTATGTGAATATGAAGAGAAACTATGAAACCATGACTAGACTAG GTCTCCAGTGTACCCCACCGGCTTTCATGTGTCCTAAAAATGGAGCCACAAAATCCAAGCGCTGTGATTCTAAAACTAAGAACCCCAGGGAAAAGG ATGAACCTCCTCAAGGGACTTCCAACATGCAAGGGGGAAAATGCCAGAAG GTGATGCCCAAGAAGCCTGTAAAGGGAAAAAAACGTTCGAAGATAGTACCAGGAACATCAGGCCCAGAGCAGGCTCAGAGACAGCTGCGCTCCCAGGCAAAAGCAAGTATCTCTGCTCAGCAGAGTAAGAAAACAGCAG GATCCAAGAAAAAGAAGGTTTCTGCCATCAGACTGCGAGAAAGAAAACCGGTTGCCTACGAAGAGATCAGTGATCCTGAGGAAGAATCCAATGGAAACACGGTTGATGTGTGGGCCAACAGACGGCAAAAAAGAGAACCAGTTGCCCAAGAAGAGATCAGCGATCACGAGGAAGAATCCAATAGAAACACAGTTAATGTTTGGGCCAACAGACTGCGAAAAAGAAAACCAGTGGCCTATGAAGAGATCAGTGATCCCgaggaagaggaagatgaagaTGACTAA